The genomic DNA tatatatatatatatatttatacacacacacacacacacacacacacacacacacgataggctccagcaccccccgcgaccccgaaagggacaagcggtagaaaatagatggatggatggaccttgcCTCTTAATTTCTAATATAGCAGCACTCACTATTCAATATTTTATGAGGGGGTGGGTGTGGGGGTGTATGATCTTCATTTTCATCTTCATAAacgtgaagtcacgtgacacgcaCACGTCATTCTAATGAAAGTCCGActtcaaaaaagaaaagaaaagaaatgaccTTATTTTCTTAGCAAAATTATAAAaagttgtgtttttgtgtttcttaaaaaaacaacaacacattattattGAGTGCCTGATGCTGCTTAAAAATGTCACGCAACATTGTCATTATAGTATTCATCACAATGCGGGAAGTAATACTGCAGTAATATGCACATTTCATGTGAACATTTGACCTAATTAACAGTTCTGTAGgcaataattatgtttttttctcgATATTACATTTATTTGCATTTCCTTCTTGATTTCATAATaaattgttcttaaaatcattttttggcGGCGTCTTCATCGAAATGACATGTaatcaaaatatataaaaatgtacaaaaatggtatcataaaaaaaatacaatcacgttaaaaataatgatgtataaacaTTCAAATGATTAAAGGCTTCTGCAATAAATGATGTTTTAATTGTTTTCCTGCaagtgaaatagtcttgtgatccaCATTTACAGTATTTCTTATAAACTAACTccaaatgtattaaataaatataaccaaacaaatgcaacaaaaaacatttatttgccttttttttttttttttttttaaacattttaaagacTTTAATGTGCATCACAATGCAagtaaatgtacttacttactgttCTTTTTCAATACGTTTATTTGCTTTATATTGCACTTAATTGTTGTTTTCATTCTTGTAAGGTGCTTATATGCAAGtgaatgtttattatttttaaaattaggCTATAATGTTTTTCAATATGTGTACGTTTAAATATCTAAGGCTTTTTTATGCACCACAGTGCAAGTAAACATGTTTTCATGGCTTGTTTACGTTTGTATCACATTGcaggtatttttttttcaagcttATGTGAATGACATTGCATTGAAATGTTATTTGTACCTTTTTTTAATACGCgtcacaatgttgttgtttttattattgttacataTATGCATCACAATACAGGAAAATGTcggttttttaaaataatttaaatgttttatgtgcACACccaaaaaatgctgggttattttgataacccaatttatgagttgccaatgttgagttatttttatgaatagcaatccattttttgggttacaaggatattttaactaaatttctggattttcaaaactatgaaccatttttgggttgcttttttttcgtttttctttttaaataaaaaggtacttttttcctGAAATGAATTTAATTGtgtattaatctcattaacattatttacaacctttttttctccaacccaacattgagtttgcataactcaacttttgggttaaatacttgaacccaataatttggttgggaataacccaacatttagttatcataactcaacgttTTAGTTAAAAGTTTGGTTTAAGAAAttgacccaaaatgttgagttaaaataactcaaataaggggttggtccttttctgaaccatgcAGCAGTTGGGttgaaattgggttattttttaacccaacattttttagtgtgtgtgcATCGCTTTGCAGgtcgatttagtttttttttttttccaaatatgagGTTTTATAAGCCTCACGTGCaggtaaatgttgttttttaatatttgatgttttttatgTCCATCACATTGCAGATACTTTTAGCTTTTTAACATGTATACATTTTCTACAGTATATTGCAgttcaatgttgtttttattatatgcaaagtttttaaagacatttttatttttttatttttacgttCGCatcaaaatgtttttcatttttacgTTTTAATGTGTTACATTGCAGAGGAATGCAATAATCTTTTAAATGCATCACAATGCAGGAAAAGGTTTTATGTGTCCATCGAATTGCAGGTCAATTTAGTTTTTGGATTGATTTTGTTTTACGTTTTTTAAGCATCGCATTTAGGTCgatgtatttaaatatattttttactaatTTTATATGAATCACAAAGTTGAGGTGTATTTTATATGCGTCACATTGCAGATACTTTTAgctttttaacacattttctcCAGTATATTGCAgttcaatgttgtttttattaCATGTAAGGTTTTTATATGCAtcttttttatctattttttattttttatttttacatttttaagttTGTATCGcaatgttttaaattgtttgacGTTTTTATGCGTTACATTGCAGAGGAATGcagtaagctttttttttttttttttttttttttttttttttttttttaatgcttcacAATGCAGGAAAAGGCTTTATTATTTAGtttgtgaattattttttttaaacgttttttacGCATCACATTTAGGTCAATGTATTTAAAGATATATTTTAAAGATTTTATATGCatcataatgcaaaaaaaagaagaagttgagGTGCATTGCAGATACTTCAAGCTTTTTAACATGCATTTTCTACACTATATGCATCATCATTCCATtttttaccgtttgtcccttttggggtcgcgggggggggggggggttgctgcatcatattgcagttaaatgttgtttttgttatatgTATCACAATGCATGTTTTTTtatctatcttttttttttttacattcttacGTTTGCATCACagtgtttttcattgtttttaccTTTTTATATGCTACTTATATATTACCATTTTATATGCATCAcaatgcaaaaaacaaaacaaaagttgagtattTTATATCTGACACATTGCAGGTAAATgtagttttttaatattttatttttttctgtgcaTGACATTGCAGATACTTTTTAACATGTATACAGTTTCTACAGTATAcagcaatgttgtttttattgCATGTAAGGTttttatatgcattttttttaatctatcttttttttttttttttacatttttacgtttgcatcacattgttttttttgtttgtttttttacgctTTTTAAATGCAGTGCAATGCAGGAAAAGGGTTTATGGttttatttagtttagtttattttattttttatttttgtacgttTTTTAAGCATCACATTTAGGtcaatgtatttaaacatatattttaaAGATTTCATATGCatcacaatgcaaaaaaaaaaaagttgaggtgTATTTTATATGCGTCACATTGCAGATACTTTTAgctttttaacacattttctaCACTATATGCATCATATTGCAgttcaatgttgtttttattatttgtaaggtttttatatgcatttttttaatctatctttttttcccatttttacGTTTGCATCAcattgtttttccttttttttacgtttttttacgCTTTTTAAATGCATCGCAATGCAGGAAAATATTTTAtggttttatttagtttttggatttttttttgtttttacgttTTTTAAGCATCACATTTAGGTCAATGTATTTAAAGATATATTTTAAAGATTTTATATGCATCACAATGCAAAATAGTTTTTAAGTCTATTTTATATGCGTCACATTGCAGATACTTTAAgctttttaacacattttctaCACTATATGCATCATATTGCAgttcaatgttgtttttattatatgtaaggtttttatatgcatttttttatctatctttttttaaaatttattttattttatttttacttttgcatcacaaaaaaaatttcattttttttaacggtTTTTTTTACGCTTTTTAAATGCATCTCAATCCAGGAAAAGGGTTTATGGTTTTATTGAgttttttgattctttttttgtatttatttattttttatgttttataagcATCACATTTAGgtcaatgtatttaaaaatatattttaaagattTTATATGCaccacaatgccaaaaaaaaaaaaaagttgaggtgTATTTTATGTGCGTCACATTGCAGTTAGATGCGTAATTAAATATGCATAAATATGTGGTTTTATTATTGAAATGTTTCATTTTCCTGCTATTTACCTGTTAGTCTGTCCTTGGCGAACCTCCTGCTGCTCTCCATCCAGGGGAAGGTGAAGTTGCCGTTGCCCATGGGCCCCATGCCGGGGACCGGGTGCGCGGAGGGCTGCGCGGCGGCGGCGGGCGCCGGCGGGGGCGGCATGGGCCTGTGCGCAGGCACCCGGATGACCCCGCCGGCCCCAGCCGAGTTGACGTTGACGTTCATGTTCATGCTGACGTTCATGTTCATGTTGACGTTGTAGGAGCCCGGGAGGCCCATGGAACAGGCCGGGTTGTAGACGCCGTTGTAGCCGTTGCCGTAGACGTTGGAGGCGGCCAGGGAGTAGTCCGCCTCCCCGGTCCTGTTGGGGAGCAAGCAGCCGATGGACTGGTCCGAGCTGTTGAGGATCTGGTCGATCCCAAAGCTGATGGGTTCGTGGTGCGTCTGGTTCACCTCCTCGATGCCGGTGTGCTCCATAATGATTCGATTCTTTCTGCTAGTAATAATGACCAAAATGTTCTCTTCAAACTATTTCACGCATGTCCAGTGCGTCACAGATCCGACATGGTGCCTTCATGGCCGGGTCTCTAGGAGACGGCATATTCCATTTTGGAGCGCCAAGCACCGACACTTTAGTGATCCGAATCCCAGCAGCTCCCGCCGAGAGCCTGCATAGGTCCTGAATGGATGCTGCAgaaccaggaccaggaccaggaccagagACCGACCAGCCCCGGAAAAGCAAACCATGACCCGGTGCGCATAAGTCAGGACTTTTGTTTATTACAAGCCAGCCAGGAAActtgtgttgcgttcaagtgcagGTGAGAAGAAACCCTCCTCCTTGTCCTCATCCTCCTCTTCTTCATCCTGCTGCACGTCTCTTAAAGGTACAGCGCCTCTTTTCTGCCTCACCGCGCAACGAAAATAGCATCAACCAATTTTGAGCATTTTTTCATCCACACAAAATATTATTATTGAAGTTTGATCGAttatgttgttttatttattatctggTGACGTAACACACCCTAAACTGACAGGAAGTGCTTGGTccataattacaaaaataatgaaaaacatGCAATCAATCAAATACCTGACAATATTGGTAACCGGAAGTGACGCCTGATTAATTCATGAACGCTACTTTATCatatagtatttattattatcgatagtaataattaatttaataatattttttacctGCCAGGATGTTTATTTTGTAACCAGAATTGACGCCTAATGAACGTATATTGTTTAGAATAGTATTATCGAaagtaataattaattaataatatttatgaCCCAGATGCATATTTTTTAACCGGAAGTGACGCCCGATGAACTcttatattgtttttaacagtATTAGTTCATCAAAAATAGTAAttatttaatcatatttattatatattattttgtaaCCGGAAGCGACGCCTAATGAACGCATACATATATTGTTAAGTACTGTATTATCAtcgaaaataatatttatttaataatatatattacccAGATGCATATTTTGTAACCGGAAGTGACACCTGATAAACTCATAAATATATTGTTTAGAACAGTTTTATTTAATCGAAAATAGTAATAATTttaatgatattttttttacccaGATGTATATTTTGTAACCAGAAATGATGCCTGATGAACTCATACATATATTGTTTATAACAGTATTATTTCATCGAAAGTAATAActattttataatatttattacCCATATGCATATTTTGTAACCGGAAGTGACGCCTTATAAACTCATAAATATATTGTTTAGAACAGTATTATTTCATCGAAAATAGTAATGATCTAATAATATttattaccaaaatgtattatttgtaacCGGAAGCGACGTCTGATAAACtcataaatatatttagaacAGTATTATCCATcgaaaataaacaaattaattaatatttattaccCAGGTGTATATTTTGCAACCGGACGTGATGCCTGATGAACCCATAAACATATTGTTTATTACAGTATTATCATTGAAAATAATAGTTATTTAATGATCTTTATTACCCAGGTGCATATTTTGTAACCGGAAGTGACCCCTGATGAACTCGTTCATATATTGTTTATAACGGCATTATTTCAtcgaaaataataattatttaacaATATTTATTACCCAGATGCATATTTTGTGACCGGAAGTGATGCCTGATGAACGCATAAATATATTGtttattacagtattattataaTCGATAAACTAatgatttaataatatatattacctGCCGAGATGTATATTTTGTAACCGGAAGTGACGCCTGATGaacataatatattattattatctataaaataataatttaataatatctATTAGCTGCCAAGATGTATATTGTGTAACCGGAAGTGACGCCTGACGAACCCATAATAGCTACTTTATTACATTGTGTATTACAGTATTAATATGATCAAAAcataattattcatatttaataatacatatcattattataatacatgattataaaacaattttaaaatacttttatttaagtttttttccattGTGGGCTATAAAAACATGATTAATAATGCAGTAATGAAACATAATTTAAAACATGCAATCAACCTGCCATTATGCATATTTTGTAACCGGAAGTGATGCCCTGATGAACCCATAAATGCTACTTTATTATGTTGTGTACAGTATTATTATGACACATTATTTAATAATGATTATgaattgataacaataataatcattatttaaTAATGATAATCAGTATAACAAAAACAATTGAGAAAAcgtatttaaaaattattttttttggtgctatgaaaaaacatgactaaaatagTTAATGATAACAACAGAAAAGCAGTTATTCTTGTTAATGTACACTGGctgtatacagatatattatttatttaccgCGATTTCTATAAGTACTGTatcagtgtgtgtatgtatgtaggccgGTATACCGCGATGGAGGCGTCTTTCCTCGTGACGTCATTCATACGGAAGTGAAGAAAATATAtatctacactgtaaaaaaaatttctggaaaaaaacggtcatctacggctgccaaacgaaaaaaaaaaaaaatttaagtaaaacattgtaaaccaaataatgatcaaaaacttatttacagaaattttcatgaaacgttttgcggaaaaatatcgtaattttacagatttttactaaattattaagatcaaccacctttagtaaagtgacgatgcaaacagttctgcagaaaaataactttattctacagagtttttccaaattattacgatcaaacacctttaatgaagtgacaatgctggcagttccacagaaaaataccattattttacagattctttctgaattgttaaaatcaaccacctttaataaagtgacgatgcaaacagttctgcagaaaaatacctgtaTTCTACAGTTAGATTGTTAGagcgagatgtccgataatatcggcctgccgatattattggccgataaatgctctaaaatatcataaattatcggtatctgttttttttaatcagtatcgtttttttgttgttgttaatattctggttcctacattatatatcaatatatatcaatacagtctgcaagggatacagtccgtaagcacacatgattgtgcgtgctgctggtccactaatagtactaacctttaacagttaattttactcattttcattaattactagtttatatgtaactgtttttatattgttttactttcttttttattcaagaaaatgtttttaatttatttatcttattttatttttttaaaaaggacctttggtccaaattaggcataatattgtgttaattccacgaccgtatatatcggtattggttgatatcggtatcggtaattaagagttggacaacatatcggatatcggcagaaagccattatcggacatccctaattgttagtatggacatagacttttatataacaagctacacatttaatgaaagataattactgtagttttttttacatgaatttgaaagtaatttaagaaaacagaaaatgctatgtataattaatttggtatttttctgtaaaaaaaaatagaaatatacatagtttgtcattactggcacattacttaaaataacaggcggattgtttatttacagataatatcttcaattctacagttttataaaccatttacctactcagtggcctagtggttagagtgtccgccctgagatcggtaggttgtgagttcaaaccccggcctagtcataccaaagactataaaaatgggacccattacctccctgcttggcactcagcatcatgggttggaattgggggttaaatcaccaaaaatgattcccgggcgcggcaaccgctgctgcccagtgctcccctcacctcccagggggtgatcaagggtgatgggtcaaatgcacagaataatttcgccacaactagtgtgtgtgtgacaatcattggtactttaaattttaactttaactttaaataaaattacagtagaaatttagagtaaattaaccataaaaatagttttttttattttttatttttttttacagtgtatatacctttttttttattggtaaaAGCATTCCACAAGAAtgaatattgtttatttatttaaacaaaaaaaaaaaacaaacaaaaaaaaaaaatatatatatatatatatatatatgcaagttttaattgattttatttttgcttgtattttttttaatttggggttTTATCGTTGTATGTTTTTCTTATGTGATATGGATCCCCCTGGGTCtaaattaaaatgacaaaaaataaataaagaaagaaagaaagaaatccaCGACGTCATCGATTGAGGGGTGGCAAATGGACCGGAAGTGATGGTCAGCTGTTAATGAGGACAAATAGATGGCTAATAGATAGATGATAGATAATAGATACAAATGATTTAACCTTCCGCTGCACATGCGCGACGTGCAGGCCTCAATTCAATAAAGATGAAAAATGAGCGATAATAAAAGCAGACACGCGGAGGGGAGGAGGGagggaaaaaaacaaatttaatatATCACCGTTTTATTACGCACTTATTTCACTTTGGGCGCGAATGGAGATATGTCTCTGCTGCGGGGAAGCATAAAAATCAATTGTGCGCATGCTCGGCCTGCTGCTGCactcctattattattatcatacttATTATTATGGGCTGCTTTGTAAAAGGACCGCGACACGCGTCTCACTTTTGTTCAATAAACTCCTCCGCAGCGGGATATTGTTGCCTTATTTCGCTTTTGTCGAACACCGAATGCATCGATGATGATGtcgtgttttttttaatagagcTCGTCAGTAAATGTTTGCTCTGTTGCTCACGCCTCTTTGCGCGCGTAATTAAAATGTGCTCAAAGTCCATATCTGAAGTCATCATTTTCAATGACGCGCAAATTAATAACAATTAAAACGGACGAGATTAAAAATAGAAGAGGTGCATCAAAATAATAATCATGTTCATAAACGCTGACGGCGCACGCGAGGGTAATTCAGGCGTGTTTTGTTATTGTTGGAATGATTTCCCAGCACtttaattaatacaaataattaattCACCGTAATGAGCAGAAATGACAAATCTTATTATTCTGCTGTGTTTTTAATATGTATATTGTGTGTCTTTTTGTGATGATtattgttagggatgtccgatcatggctttttgccgatttccgttattccgatattgtccaactcttaattaccgatacagatatcaaccgataccgatatatacagtcgtggaatgcctgatttgcctaatttggacaaccaggtatggtgaagataaggtccttttaaaaataaataaataaataaaataagataaattaattaaaaacattttctcgaataaaaaagaaagtaaaacaatatcaataataataataatgattatgaattgataacaataataatcattatttaataataattataattagggatgtccgataatggctttcagccgatatccgatattccgatattgtccaactcttaattaccgataccgatattaaccgataccgatatatacagtcgtggattaacacaatattatgcctaatttggaccaaaggtcctttaaaaaaaaaaaagataaaataagataaattaaaaacattttcttgaaaaaaaaagaaagtaaaacaatataaaaacagttacatagaaactagtaattaatgaaaattagtaaaattaactgttaaaggttagtactattagtggaccagcagcacgcacaatcatgtgtgcttatggactgtatcccttgcagactgtattgatatatattgatatataatgtaggaaccagaatattaataacaggaagaaacaacccttttgtgtgaacgagtgtgaatgggggagggaggttttttggtttggtgcactaattgtaagtgtatcttgtgtttttttatgttgatttaataaaaaaactaacaaaaaaacaacccaaaaacgataccgataatttcaggtattacattttaaagcatttatcggacatctctaattattgttgggtttttttcaactcaaaattataatttttgttaatgcgtgaaaataatgcatgtcAAATGCAACAATATTTAATAAACTTTCAACTTTCATCAGAACTTTCACCAAAATGAGCAAGTTATGTTTTATGTTGAACTATATTTCGTTTTATGCAAATTCGGATTTTCCTTTCCTCAGCTCAACATTCCTAATATTTCGAGTGTAGCGAACATGAACGTTAAACTGATGTCACACTTTCTATGATGACGTCATTCGCGTGTGCTGCACCTAATATTGTGGCTTTATAGAACAGAACATGTGCAATCAGCATTTTTTCTGACGCAATAAAAATGCTAATTAAgacattattgtgtgtgtgtgtgtgcgtgtgtgtgtgtgtgtgtgtgtgtgtgtgtgtgtgtgtgtgtgtgtgtttgcccaAAGGCTTTGCCTGCGGTTGTCTGCTGTGATGAATGTTTGTCTTCAGGCGATGCTGCTTCTCCTGTCTGCTAATAAAGAAGAACATCATTTGTCACACTTAGCTGCTGCCTCATATATTAGTTACATTGCCTGCATGGCATACTACATGGTG from Nerophis lumbriciformis linkage group LG16, RoL_Nlum_v2.1, whole genome shotgun sequence includes the following:
- the tlx2 gene encoding T-cell leukemia homeobox protein 2 isoform X3; amino-acid sequence: MEHTGIEEVNQTHHEPISFGIDQILNSSDQSIGCLLPNRTGEADYSLAASNVYGNGYNGVYNPACSMGLPGSYNVNMNMNVSMNMNVNVNSAGAGGVIRVPAHRPMPPPPAPAAAAQPSAHPVPGMGPMGNGNFTFPWMESSRRFAKDRLTAALSPFSVTRRIGHPYQNRTPPKRKKPRTSFSRVQICELEKRFHRQKYLASAERATLAKALKMTDAQVKTWFQNRRTKWRRQTAEEREAERQQANRLMLQLQQEAFQKTLSQPLQPDPLCLHNSSLYALQNLQPWADDNKVTSVTSLATVV